TTTTAGCTGTTATTATGCCAAGCTCAAATGAAACTGGATATACTGATTATGATATAATGTAAAAAAGAGGGTAGAAATGAATAAAAAACTTTATAAAACAAAAGACGGAGCTATGATAAGCGGTGTGCTTAAGGGGATCAGTGAATATTTGGAAGTTGATGTTACTTTGGTAAGGGTGATTTATGTTTTCCTGGCTGTAGTAACTACGGGATTTCCATTTTTACTGCTTTATATAATACTTGCTTGTATCATGCCTGATAAGAGTACTTTGGGTTATGATGATTATGAAATCAAGTAAATACCGTGCTTTTAAACGATTAAAAGCACCAAAAATCGCCACTAGCCGTGGTGGCAAATATTCGACCGGATTTTTAAAATTAAAATTTTAAAACGGTCTCATTCTTTAAAAGATAATAGTAGTTAAAATTTATGTGTTTACTTATAAAAGCACCTTTTAAAGGTGTTTTTATTTTATAAATTATTGTTTTTATCTTTATTAATTTAAGGAAAAGAGATTATATTTAATACATTCAATAAACCAAGGAAAAAAGAGAATAAAGTTTTAGGGAATGCTTTGAATAAGTTTTGTAAATATTTTATATTCAATTTTTGCGAAGTA
This sequence is a window from Anaerofustis stercorihominis DSM 17244. Protein-coding genes within it:
- a CDS encoding PspC domain-containing protein, with translation MNKKLYKTKDGAMISGVLKGISEYLEVDVTLVRVIYVFLAVVTTGFPFLLLYIILACIMPDKSTLGYDDYEIK